A region of Vigna radiata var. radiata cultivar VC1973A chromosome 6, Vradiata_ver6, whole genome shotgun sequence DNA encodes the following proteins:
- the LOC106763301 gene encoding uncharacterized protein LOC106763301: MKQGRDESLKLFMDRFNRTARQVRNADQRLVVSALTTALRPGPFCDYLHAEEPQSMDELQNKLASFIRIEEGRAHQRGREEGEPVHRPARVRAGPQSGGNDRRGGYRNKDHNQMKQYIHHTPLNAPRARVLEEALRVDLVLQVVQIPTPRGADESKYCRYHQNRGHTTEDCHTLKDKLESLVQAGHLQKFVHRGRVSSRAERPSTRQESRKRTRPRIDRSRSRSADRTVRGVINTISGGFAGGGSTSAARKRHLRNLHSAHRTDTSKRSMPTITFSDDDFHAPDLEQDDPMVITAMIVRYRVGKVLIDQGSSANILYWKTFKQMDISEDAILPFNEQIVGFAGERVDTKGYVDLRTSLGADKDAKEMKVRFLLVEADTSYNVLLGRPCLNMFGAIVSTLHLTLKYPADNGKIATVRADQKMARECYAVGLKVKPRITNFPGSRSEVAMMELDPRTQFDDRVEPLGDTRPFVIGQQEDQCTTLGRNLTTDQATLIEALLLKNKDLFAWQAADMPGIHPDIISHKLSLFRDARPVAQRKRRLGNEKRRAVEEEVAKLLEDGFIREVKYTTWLSNVVMVRKPNRKWRMCTDFTNLNKACPKDTYPLPSIDGLVDGVSGYEILSFLDAYSGYNQIPMYQPDWDKTAFIAERSNYCYEVMSFSLKNAGATYQRLMDKVFQHQIGRCMEVYVDDMVVRSRSVEEHLRDLAEVLDQVRKFGMWLNPLKCTFGVSAGKLLGFMLTSRGIEANPDKCRAILDMRSPSSLKEVQWLVGRLTSLSRFIPKLADRIQPILKLMKKQKQVEWDNRCEAAFEEVKHILTNPPVMRRPDYGCDLHLFLAVGEEAVSAALVQEVPEFRPIYFISRVLKEPETRYQQLIKIVLALVIATRRLRPYLQGNQVIVRTDYPISKILHKPDLAGRMIGWSIELSEFGLRYEPRGSVKGQHLADFVAELPGRPSHCCSWVFNNQAEYEALIAGLELARDLGVKVLCCKTDSQLVAGHMNGIFQIKDDQLLKYFHKAKQLLAYFDSIEVNHIPRCENQRVDRLSKLSTGKEKGQLASLVRQIVFKPTVECLQVYSTAERDDWRREIVLLIQQQEAGATLQSEELKQVARYIMVGEELYRRGYVTPMLKCISKDESDYVMRELHEGICGRHGGGRSLRARALRAGFYWPTLEKDC, translated from the exons ATGAAGCAAGGACGAGACGAGTCCCTTAAACTTTTTATGGATCGATTCAATCGTACCGCCCGACAGGTACGGAATGCCGATCAGCGACTGGTAGTGAGTGCTTTAACAACCGCTTTGCGGCCTGGTCCATTTTGTGACTACCTTCATGCGGAAGAACCTCAAAGTATGGACGAGTTACAAAACAAATTGGCCAGTTTTATTCGGATAGAAGAAGGAAGAGCTCATCAACGTGGAAGGGAAGAGGGGGAACCAGTGCACCGTCCGGCCCGAGTGAGAGCTGGACCGCAGTCCGGTGGGAATGATAGAAGAGGAGGTTATAGAAACAAAGATCATAATCAAATGAAACAATATATTCACCATACTCCTTTAAATGCACCGCGTGCAAGAGTTCTGGAAGAGGCATTGAGAGTCGATCT GGTGTTACAAGTGGTACAGATACCTACACCGAGGGGAGCCGATGAAAGCAAGTATTGCCGGTATCATCAGAATCGGGGTCATACAACTGAAGATTGCCATACATTGAAAGATAAATTGGAGTCTTTGGTTCAGGCAGGACATCTTCAGAAGTTTGTTCACAGGGGAAGAGTGTCAAGCAGAGCCGAACGACCCTCCACACGGCAGGAATCCCGAAAAAGGACCCGACCGAGAATTGAtcgaagcagaagcagaagcgCCGACCGAACGGTCAGAGGAGTAATCAATACTATATCTGGAGGGTTTGCAGGAGGTGGATCGACGTCAGCTGCCCGCAAAAGACACTTAAGAAATCTACATAGCGCCCACCGAACAGACACATCAAAAAGATCTATGCCTACCATTACTTTTTCTGATGACGATTTCCATGCGCCGGACCTAGAACAAGATGACCCGATGGTGATAACAGCGATGATAGTCAGATACAGGGTGGGTAAAGTCTTAATAGATCAAGGCAGTTCGGCCAACATACTATATTGGAAGACTTTCAAGCAGATGGATATATCAGAGGATGCAATTTTGCCTTTCAATGAACAAATTGTAGGATTTGCGGGAGAAAGAGTAGATACGAAGGGGTACGTCGATCTAAGGACTAGCTTGGGAGCCGATAAAGACGCCAAGGAGATGAAGGTTCGGTTTCTGTTAGTGGAAGCCGACACGTCTTACAACGTCCTATTGGGAAGACCGTGCTTAAACATGTTCGGGGCTATCGTTTCAACTCTACACTTAACTTTGAAGTATCCCGCTGATAACGGAAAGATAGCAACCGTTCGGGCAGATCAAAAGATGGCGCGTGAGTGTTATGCGGTAGGGTTGAAGGTAAAACCCAGGATTACCAACTTCCCAGGCAGCCGGTCTGAAGTCGCCATGATGGAATTGGATCCTCGAACACAGTTCGATGATCGGGTGGAACCGCTAGGAGATACACGTCCTTTTGTTATTGGACAACAAGAAGATCAATGTACCACACTGGGGCGTAATCTTACCACCGATCAGGCGACATTGATAGAAGCACTTTTGCTGAAAAACAAAGACCTATTTGCATGGCAGGCAGCTGATATGCCAGGTATTCATCCTGACATAATATCTCACAAATTATCATTATTCAGGGATGCCCGACCGGTTGCCCAGAGGAAGCGGAGGTTGGGCAATGAAAAAAGAAGGGCGGTAGAAGAAGAGGTAGCAAAGTTGTTGGAAGATGGCTTTATACGAGAGGTAAAGTATACCACGTGGCTGTCTAACGTGGTAATGGTGAGGAAGCCGAACAGAAAATGGAGAATGTGCACAGATTTCACTAACCTTAATAAAGCATGCCCGAAAGACACATATCCACTTCCAAGCATCGACGGGCTGGTAGATGGAGTCTCAGGATATGAAATCTTGAGCTTTTTAGATGCTTATTCGGGATATAATCAAATCCCTATGTATCAACCCGATTGGGACAAAACAGCCTTCATAGCGGAGCGTTCCAATTACTGTTATGAAGTTATGTCGTTCAGTCTGAAGAACGCAGGAGCGACGTATCAACGACTTATGGATAAGGTCTTTCAGCATCAAATAGGAAGATGCATGGAAGTATACGTGGATGACATGGTTGTGAGGAGCCGATCAGTGGAAGAACACTTGCGAGATTTGGCTGAGGTTCTGGATCAGGTACGGAAGTTCGGGATGTGgttaaatcctctcaaatgtACATTTGGAGTATCTGCAGGGAAACTTTTAGGCTTCATGCTTACTTCACGAGGCATAGAGGCCAACCCCGATAAGTGTCGGGCTATCTTGGACATGAGAAGCCCAAGTAGTTTGAAAGAGGTACAATGGTTGGTCGGGAGACTTACATCGCTGTCCAGATTCATACCCAAATTAGCCGACCGTATTCAACCCATCTTAAAGCTAATGAAAAAACAGAAGCAAGTGGAATGGGACAACCGGTGCGAGGCAGCATTTGAAGAAGTAAAGCACATTCTCACTAACCCCCCGGTTATGAGACGCCCAGACTATGGCTGCGATTTGCATTTATTCCTGGCGGTCGGTGAAGAAGCAGTCAGTGCAGCATTGGTTCAAGAGGTCCCAGAGTTTCGTCCAATTTATTTCATTAGTCGTGTGCTAAAAGAGCCCGAGACCAGATATCAGCAGCTTATAAAAATAGTCCTAGCACTCGTAATCGCCACCCGAAGGCTTCGCCCTTATCTACAGGGAAATCAGGTAATTGTTCGTACAGACTAccctatttctaaaattttacatAAGCCTGACTTAGCGGGAAGGATGATCGGTTGGTCTATTGAACTCTCTGAGTTCGGTCTGAGGTACGAACCACGGGGGTCGGTTAAGGGGCAGCATCTAGCTGATTTTGTGGCTGAGTTACCGGGACGACCATCACATTGCTGCTCGTGGGTGTT CAATAACCAGGCCGAATACGAGGCCTTAATAGCCGGCCTTGAGTTAGCTCGAGATTTAGGGGTTAAAGTGCTATGTTGCAAAACAGACTCCCAACTGGTAGCAGGTCACATGAACGGAATCTTCCAAATTAAAGATGACCAACTACTTAAGTACTTCCATAAGGCCAAACAGCTACTTGCATATTTTGACAGCATCGAGGTGAATCACATACCCAGGTGTGAAAATCAAAGAGTCGACCGTCTGTCAAAGCTATCGACTGGTAAGGAGAAAGGCCAACTGGCTTCGTTGGTTCGGCAGATAGTCTTCAAACCAACAGTTGAATGCTTACAAGTTTACTCTACTGCCGAACGGGATGACTGGAGAAGGGAAATTGTTTTGCTAATCCAACAGCAAGAAGCGGGAGCAACCCTTCAGTCGGAGGAACTAAAACAGGTTGCAAGGTACATCATGGTGGGAGAGGAGCTATACCGAAGAGGATACGTCACGCCAATGTTAAAATGTATATCCAAAGACGAATCCGATTATGTAATGCGAGAGCTTCATGAAGGGATATGTGGCAGACATGGTGGCGGACGGTCATTAAGAGCCCGGGCTTTGAGGGCAGGATTCTACTGGCCAACACTGGAAAAGGATTGTTAG